From Topomyia yanbarensis strain Yona2022 chromosome 1, ASM3024719v1, whole genome shotgun sequence, one genomic window encodes:
- the LOC131675876 gene encoding uncharacterized protein LOC131675876, producing MAEDASSVLATTPTQRKPRFGKKEDRYLNLHADDQSSPDASPVRPQQQQTHVRQHHHDTTKDCALCGSSCSSLAKCETFQGLNYDARWSAVKERHLCKKCLRRHNGACRQQKECGTNGCSYLHHPLLHIPSPTTVHSATQVLTQQSQMERNCYLHQTQSNEILFRIVPVTLYGPNTEFQTYAFLDDGSELTLIEEGLARQLQLNKPLCLKWTGGTRRVEEKSQMVNLDISAINNHQNKYHLSCVRTVAELKLPHQTVIMKELEQKYAHFKGLPIETYYHAIPRILIGLDHTKIGNALKGREGAANEPVAIKTRLGWTVYGSCNRNHSTSLFVNHHSIRARHCDCISDDELHKSMREYFSLDSMGVIKLPTNLLSTEDQRAQHLFKQLPRPKAGRYENGLLWRYDNARLPDNKAMAMRRWQCLQRRITNDDSLAMVLNNQIRDYLDKKYIRKLSPEELTAVRPRTRYLPIFPVINPNKPNKIRIVWDEAAKAHGVSLNSLLLTGPDQLTPLLAVLNKFREFRVGICGDIREMYHQVLVREEDQHCQRFLWQDDKAKDGPSVFIMRVMTFGACCSPSSAQYVKNLNAMKYEQQFPLAVDAIVRRHYVDDLLTSLETEDQAIQLARDVKWIHGRGGFEIRNWVSNSSRVLEALREGITEQKSLQLGSETVTEKVLGMYWCTTTDTFTYRLSARHDPELLTGLRPPTKREALRTLMMVYDPLGLIGHVLMYLKTLLQEVWRSRIDWDDRINEDLYQKWLTWLKVLPSVENIQIPRNFRSRINLIYN from the coding sequence ATGGCTGAGGATGCTAGTTCAGTTTTAGCTACTACTCCTACACAACGAAAACCTCGTTTTGGCAAGAAGGAGGACCGATACCTGAATCTTCATGCCGACGATCAATCGTCTCCTGACGCTTCCCCCGTGCGCCCACAGCAACAACAAACGCACGTGCGACAGCATCATCATGATACCACCAAAGATTGTGCCCTTTGCGGCAGCAGCTGTTCGTCACTTGCGAAATGCGAAACATTCCAAGGTCTCAACTACGATGCAAGATGGTCGGCAGTAAAGGAGCGACATCTTTGTAAAAAATGCCTTCGTAGGCACAACGGTGCATGCCGTCAGCAGAAAGAATGCGGTACGAACGGATGCAGTTACCTACATCATCCCCTCTTGCATATACCCAGCCCGACGACGGTACACAGCGCGACACAGGTGTTGACTCAACAGTCTCAAATGGAACGAAACTGTTACTTGCACCAAACACAATCCAACGAAATTCTTTTTCGAATAGTTCCAGTTACATTATACGGTCCGAATACTGAGTTTCAGACATATGCGTTTTTAGATGATGGATCAGAGTTAACACTTATCGAAGAAGGATTAGCACGTCAGCTACAGCTCAACAAACCGCTCTGTCTCAAATGGACAGGAGGGACTCGTCGAGTTGAGGAAAAATCTCAGATGGTTAACTTGGACATCTCTGCAATTAATAATCACCAAAACAAATACCATCTTTCCTGCGTACGTACAGTGGCAGAGCTAAAGTTGCCACACCAAACGGTGATCATGAAAGAACTAGAGCAAAAGTATGCGCATTTTAAAGGGTTGCCAATAGAAACGTATTATCATGCCATCCCACGCATACTGATTGGGCTTGACCACACTAAGATTGGTAATGCGCTTAAAGGACGTGAAGGAGCCGCAAACGAGCCAGTAGCAATTAAAACAAGGCTGGGTTGGACAGTTTATGGAAGCTGCAACCGAAACCATTCAACAAGTCTATTCGTGAACCATCATTCGATTAGAGCCCGTCATTGTGACTGCATTTCAGATGACGAATTGCATAAATCCATGAGGGAATATTTTTCGTTGGATAGTATGGGTGTAATTAAATTACCCACGAATCTGCTGTCAACAGAAGATCAAAGGGCACAACATCTGTTTAAGCAATTACCGCGCCCTAAAGCGGGCCGATACGAAAACGGGTTACTATGGCGGTATGATAACGCGAGACTTCCGGATAACAAAGCGATGGCAATGAGAAGGTGGCAATGCTTACAGCGACGAATTACAAATGACGACTCGTTGGCCATGGTATTGAATAATCAGATTAGAGATTACCTGGACAAAAAGTACATACGGAAGTTGTCACCTGAGGAGCTTACTGCGGTTAGACCGCGAACCAGGTACTTGCCAATCTTCCCGGTGATTAATCCTAATAAGCCAAACAAGATTCGAATCGTTTGGGACGAAGCGGCAAAGGCACATGGAGTATCCCTTAATTCGTTATTGCTGACTGGTCCGGATCAGCTGACGCCGCTTTTGGCAGTATTAAATAAGTTTCGCGAATTTCGAGTGGGCATTTGTGGGGACATACGCGAAATGTACCACCAGGTTCTAGTCCGAGAGGAGGACCAACACTGCCAGCGTTTTCTTTGGCAAGACGACAAGGCGAAAGACGGGCCGAGCGTCTTTATTATGCGCGTTATGACGTTTGGAGCTTGTTGTTCGCCCAGTAGCGCACAATACGTTAAAAATCTGAATGCGATGAAGTATGAGCAGCAGTTCCCTTTAGCAGTTGACGCCATAGTTCGACGGCACTACGTCGATGACTTGCTAACGAGTCTTGAAACGGAGGACCAAGCTATACAGCTCGCACGAGACGTGAAATGGATTCACGGCAGAGGCGGGTTTGAAATAAGGAATTGGGTCTCCAACTCATCACGTGTACTCGAAGCACTTCGGGAAGGCATCACCGAACAGAAAAGTCTTCAATTAGGTTCTGAAACAGTCACAGAAAAGGTGCTCGGAATGTATTGGTGTACCACAACAGACACCTTTACCTACCGTCTTTCTGCTAGACATGATCCCGAGTTGCTAACGGGCTTGCGGCCACCTACGAAGCGAGAAGCTCTGAGAACGCTGATGATGGTGTATGATCCGCTTGGATTGATCGGGCATGTACTCatgtacctcaaaacgctgctGCAGGAAGTTTGGAGATCTCGAATCGATTGGGATGATCGAATCAATGAAGATTTGTACCAGAAATGGCTTACTTGGCTGAAAGTGCTACCATCTGTCGAAAATATTCAGATCCCTCGAAACTTTAGATCGCGAATCAATCTCATCTACAACTGA